Part of the Nicotiana sylvestris chromosome 5, ASM39365v2, whole genome shotgun sequence genome is shown below.
gcttgaaatgccaaaggttaaatttttggagtttccggtccgatagtgagattttgattcgagggtcagaatggaattttgaaagttggagtagctccgtagggtTTAGTGTGGCGTGTGTacaaaaatttcaggtcattcggacgaggtttgatagactttttgatcgaaagagtattttgagaaatttggagttcttaggcttaaatctttggttaattcgaggtttcaatgttgttttaggtgtttaaggattggtacaagtttggataatggtttgtgacttgttggtacatttggttgaggtcccgggggcctcgggatgatttcggcaAGTTGGCGGAAGGATTTTTGAAGTTAAGAGGTTGCAAGTTCAGCtggtcttctgtcataaccgcacctgtggtttgggttccgcaggtacGGAGCTGCAGAAGCGGCGGAGCCATCGCAGAAGCAAATCTGGGGAGGGTcttcaggttccgcagatgcggaaggagtaccgcagaagcggtggcgCATCTGCAAAAGGGTAATCGCAGATGTGATTTCTGGTCTTTAAGTGAAAGTCACAGGTGTGACCTTTGGTCTgaaaaagcgggaccgcagatgcagtcccaGGGACGCAGATGTGGAAATCGCtggccagaacatataaatagttgccttcgcgaatttgagctattcttttAACATTTTCAtctgggtttgaagcttttgagagagattttttaggaaaacaaaggggaatcacttagaggtaacatccttgacttcataactcatttttatgtgattaaagacctaattagtggtgaaaatttggaaaaaatgggtaattagggcttgattttaagagacctttgaatgaggatttgaggggtcattctgactccgattttagtattcttgttatgtatagactcataagagtacgaggtttctgaaaatgtaaatttcacccgatttcgagacatgggcccgaggggcattttggttattttcacctaaatttcgcgtattagcttagagttTAATTGTAGAATAAGTTactgaagtgttatttacattatgcaattgaattggatagatttgggtcatttgtagTCGAGTAcccgtggcaagaacgtggtctcgggttgattttgagccggttcgaggtaagtggcttgtctaaccttgtgtgagggaccttccccttatgattgatatatttggtaattgaaatgccttgtacgtgaggtgatgagtgtgtacttgtgctaattgttggaaattcgattttctttaagtaattattaGCATTTTCCGTTCctatttctattacttgcactattaagcctgttgttagcttaagaaagcatgtctaagtgacttaattgctttatttgttaaacctgccttacttgaattctgtgcagcatgctaggctagaattacttgttgccttcATATGAAatattgccatttctgtatattttcctgttgctactgtgtatttattttgggactacggatgtgggatttcggtagctcccccttgtctgtttatctTGGGACTatgatgtgggatttcggtagctcccccttgcctgtttattttgggactacggatgtgggattccggtagatccccctgcacagttatatggaactacgggaatgcacccagtagattcccccagtactgggtatttacatttgggactacggaatgggatttcggtagatccccatacactatgagttggactacgggacgggatcccgggagatacactggatatgtaaagatgggactataggacggtatcctaggagatccccgattgttactattggtgctgagttgtatttcctttccatgtttactttgtttctgtatagttgttgttgttctatacatcctgtgttattttactaccatacttatttatactgttatgtcctatactgttgatctttatattttatttaaccttagtagggccctgaccttcctcatcactatccaaccgaggttaggcttggcacttactgagtaccactatggtgtactcatgccccttctgcgcatgtgtttcatgtgcagatctaggtaccacTACTCAGGATTACCATCCTTGAGgaaggcgactgctctagagaattcgaggtacatctaccgcgtccgcagaccgagaactCCCTCTCTATTCtggctgttaaacattgcccttctatatttttatttcttgttagatattctggagttagactgttagatattccaaaggcttatgtttccgtgagtttccgggttttagGATAGTGTatttggttttgagaatgttgtgttgtatatgccgagcgacattataactattgttccaTTCAGTTGCTTTTggtttttggttattttcttccacaagttttgtttatgttccgcatttgttaggcttacctagtcatagagactaggtgctgtcacgacagtttacggagggcgaactggggtcgtgacaagttagtatcagagttctaggttcataggagtcatggatcacaaactggtttattagagtctcgctgatcggtacggagacgtatgtacttatctacgaaaggctatgtaactgttaggaaaattccacttcctttgatttccttgtcgtgcgatattttgacatcacaattctaaacttttgtcttctattctctcacagatggtgaggacatgtgctacccgagatgatcaggctcCCGCACCCCTTACTGCAACCGTCataggccggggccggggtagaggccaaggacgcgcacgtggtgtagccagagcacctgcgcgagctgccgccgaggtaccactagcagttccagccggagtctgGGCATCTgacatgcctactgctactactactccagctcttcaggagactttggcacagttcatgagcatatacaccactttggctcaggcagggttgcttccccttgctgcagctacgtctcaggctgggggaggagcacagactcccgccgcctgcactcctgagtagcgagtgcatgttgagcaggtccctgagattattcctgtaccgcctgcagtgccagttcagcccgaggatagggcagcgacttccgaggatgagtatttgaggcttgagaggttcaagaagtacaatcCCCCTCTATTCAATGGTCTAGCATCGGacgatgctctaggatttctagatgagtgttgcCACATTCTTCATACcttgggtatatcaggatcgagcggggtttccttcactactttccaacttcgaggagccgcctatgagtggtggcacacctatgagttagacagtccggacgaggctgcttcaccgacttggactcagtttttagatctgttcatGAGAGATTATGTTCCTCAGATCCTCAAGGacgcatggcgcacagagtttgagcaattgcgccagggtactatgactgtctcagagtatgctgtctgttacaccagtttgcctaggcatgcaccagccttggtttctactattcgcgagacGGTTCgacggtttattgagggccttattcccaacatcaggtctagcatggctcatgagttggagatggatatttcttatcagcaggtggtgatcaTTGCTagaaggattgagggtatgcatgctagggagagagaggagagggaggccaagaggtctcgagagtcgggccattattctagtgcctGTACCCTaactgcaggtcatcatggtaggggttatatgggtcgtcctgttcattcagctcttccagcggccagtagtgctccagctcctcctaggcctcaagagccttattatacacctccagtttctagtgcgcctcctacgcggggtgctttcagaggtcagtccagcagacctggtccaagtcagtcacagccaccacatcctcccagagcttgttttgagtgtggtgacacacgtcatatagtgagggatttccccagacttgggaggggtgcacctccacaaacttctcagccacagcgtgccccatagagttctcaagctatggttacagctccagttgctaccccacctgctcagccagctagaggtggaggtcgagaaggtagaggtcaccctagagggggaggccaggccagatactatgtccttcctgcccgtaccgaggttgttgcctccgattctgtcatcacatatattatattggtttgtcacagagatgcatcggttctatttgatccaggatccacttactcttatgtgccttcttattttgcttcgcaTTTTGGTGTAACtcggattctttgagttcccctgtttatgtttctactcctgtgggagattctcttgttgtggaccgcgtttatcggtcgtgtttggttgctcttagtggttttgagaccagagctggtTTATTGTTACTCAATATGGTTgacttgggcatggactggttgtcgccccattatactattcttgattgtcctgccaaaaccgtgatgctggctatgctaggtataCCGCATGTTGactggaggggtactttagatcacactctcagtagagtcatttcttttcttaaagcttagcgtatggttgagaaggggtgtgacgcgtatttagcttatgtgagagatgtcagtattgatactccttcagctgattcagtcccagtagtacgggattttcccgatgtgtttccagctgaccttccgggcatgccgcctgatagagatattgattttggcattgatctgttgctgggcactcagcccatttctattcctctgtatcgtatgactcctcttgagttgaaggagttgaaggattagttacaggaattgcttgataagggttttattaggcctagtgtatcaccttggggtgcccctatcttgtttgtgaagaaaaaggatggttctatacgtatgtgtattgattatcgccagttgaacaaagttacaattaagaatcATTATCTTTTGCCTcctattgatgatctatttgaccgacatcagggcgcacgggtgttttctaagattgacttgtgctcaggttaccatcagttaaagattcgggagccagatatcgcGAAGGCTGCTTTAAGGACTCGGTagagtcattacgagttccttgttatgtcatttgggctgaccaataccctagcagcctttatgcatttgatgcacagtatgttccggccgtatcttgactcgttcatcattgtctttattgatgatattctggtgtattcccggagtagggaagatcatgagtagcactgaggactgtgcttcagactctaaaagagaagaagatatatgctaagttctcgaaatgtgagttttggttggattcagtggcattcttaggccatgtggtatcgagtgagggtattcaggtggatccgaagaagatagaggtcgtgcagagttggcccagaccatccttagctaccgagatccgtagtttccttggtttggcgggctactaccgtcgttttgtggaggggttttcatcgattgcagcccctatgaccaggttgacccagaagggtgctccgttccagtggacggaggagtgtgaggcgagctttcagaagctcaagacagctttgaccacagccccaattttgatactgcctacaggttcggggtcttatacggtcaattgtgatgcctcgagggttggcctcggagcggtgttgatgcaggacggtagggtgattgcctacgcgtccatacaattgaagatacatgagaagaactaccctgttcacaaccttgagttagctgccattgttcacgccctgaagatttggtgccattacttatacggcatgccttgtgagatttatactgaccatcggagcctgcagcacctgttcaaacaaaaggatctaaatttgcgccagagtaggtcgttagagttgctaaaggactatgacatcactattttgtaccacctgggcaaggccaatgtggtggccaatgctttgagtcgtcgggcagagagtttgagGAGTTTAGcctatttaccagcatcggagaggcctatgacgatggatattcaggccttagctagccagtttgtgagattggacctttcatagcctagtcgggttctagcttgcgtggtttctcggtctttcttatttgatcgtatcagggaacgacaatatgatgaccctcatttgcttgttctcaaggacaaggttcagcacggtgatgctagggatgtgactattggtgatgatagggtattaaggatacagggtcggatttgtgtacccaatatttatgggcttcgagagttgattctagaggaggcccatagctcgcggtattccattcatccgggtgccgcaaagatgtatcaggattt
Proteins encoded:
- the LOC138868883 gene encoding uncharacterized protein; the encoded protein is MRDYVPQILKDAWRTEFEQLRQGTMTVSEYAVCYTSLPRHAPALVSTIRETVRRFIEGLIPNIRSSMAHELEMDISYQQVVIIARRIEGMHAREREEREAKRSRESGHYSSACTLTAGHHGRGYMGRPVHSALPAATAAVRRVRKKKLHEAVGEVDGQRTKISSWTQLKQTATRDASTLFGEAMAARSSWTRRWTMGQKLKREQQQNGAAAAPTQRQQQRRHSDDEHEEEVAGSVWTMK